In a genomic window of Fibrobacter sp. UWH4:
- a CDS encoding polysaccharide biosynthesis tyrosine autokinase: protein MEPNSQYSSSTSSSASHNKDDDEIDLLEVLGILLKHKLFLSVCIVFGCIVGFLVSNWMTPQYTSDALLQIDVKGNKAGKAMGEMGALLDVASPAEAEIELLKSRMVLSFVVEQEHLCFNAYPVGVLDRLLHKQGRMDIENLYIPEIARIEKWTAEVVSENEIAVYTPEGVKLLQGPVGERLTAAYGGDTLVIQVKRLLATPGQKFVIAQSEPLDAVRGLVKSLDVAEKGKQTGIIGVSYTNRYADKAASVLNSIANIYLRQNVEMRSAEAEKTLEFLEAQLPGVKAKLDTAEKALADYRLKIGSVDMSGETRSHLEKVAELEKQILELDQQRQEATRLFKEEHPAVQTIMQQQGRLRSELSRLKKSAENMPRTQQDVLSLQEEVAVNNAQYTAMLNNIQQLRVVRAGEVGNVRIVDYAQIEREPSKPNKKVIFAGCVGGCFLLGALLIYLLQMTKRGVRSSLEIERETGISVYAKIPKAENAILSKRNKGKYTKPLVEDDPESPSSEALRSLYTAIEFATTDLRVMMVTGMIPGVGKSFVSKNIAALFAGSGKKTLLIDADMRRGVIYSHRKQGLGDVLSGHCSLDSAIADSITKNLFVLGAGKTDVSPSELLRGDTFKNLLEEAKSKYDIVIVDTPPLELVTDSELIYPIVDFALFVLHYGKHSMDQIKESMMKLDRCCEGKSRAFVMNHCEHEGHGYGYGGYGYYGKYGYYNKDKKKKS, encoded by the coding sequence ATGGAACCGAATTCGCAATATTCTTCTTCCACATCTAGTTCTGCTTCTCACAATAAGGATGATGACGAAATCGATTTGCTCGAAGTCTTGGGAATCCTTTTAAAGCATAAGCTTTTTCTTTCTGTTTGTATAGTCTTTGGCTGTATTGTCGGTTTTTTGGTCTCGAATTGGATGACTCCGCAATATACGAGCGACGCTCTTTTGCAGATTGACGTTAAGGGGAACAAGGCGGGTAAGGCCATGGGCGAAATGGGTGCCCTTCTGGATGTAGCGAGCCCCGCCGAAGCAGAAATTGAACTCTTGAAAAGCCGCATGGTGTTGAGCTTTGTGGTGGAACAGGAACACCTTTGTTTCAACGCTTACCCGGTTGGTGTTCTGGACCGCTTGCTGCATAAGCAGGGCCGCATGGATATTGAGAATCTTTATATTCCCGAAATTGCCCGTATTGAAAAATGGACAGCCGAAGTGGTTAGTGAAAACGAAATTGCCGTTTACACGCCGGAGGGGGTGAAACTGTTGCAGGGTCCGGTAGGGGAGCGCCTGACTGCGGCCTATGGTGGCGATACTTTGGTCATTCAGGTAAAGCGCCTGTTGGCGACTCCGGGGCAGAAATTTGTAATCGCGCAGTCCGAACCTCTAGACGCGGTTCGTGGGTTGGTGAAATCGCTGGATGTCGCGGAAAAAGGCAAACAGACGGGAATTATCGGAGTCTCTTATACCAACCGCTATGCAGACAAGGCCGCGTCTGTGTTGAATTCCATTGCCAATATCTATCTGCGCCAGAATGTCGAAATGCGCAGTGCCGAAGCCGAAAAGACTTTGGAATTCTTGGAAGCGCAACTTCCGGGCGTCAAGGCCAAATTGGATACCGCAGAAAAGGCACTGGCCGATTACCGCTTGAAAATCGGTTCTGTGGATATGTCGGGTGAAACGAGGTCTCACCTTGAAAAGGTGGCCGAACTTGAAAAGCAGATTCTTGAACTGGACCAACAGCGTCAAGAAGCCACGCGTCTGTTTAAGGAAGAACACCCGGCGGTACAGACCATTATGCAACAGCAGGGGCGTCTGCGTTCTGAACTTTCTAGGTTGAAAAAGTCTGCTGAAAATATGCCGCGTACACAGCAGGACGTGTTGAGCTTGCAGGAAGAGGTGGCTGTGAACAATGCTCAGTACACTGCGATGTTGAATAACATCCAACAGCTCCGCGTGGTGCGTGCCGGTGAAGTCGGTAACGTGCGCATCGTGGACTATGCCCAGATTGAACGTGAGCCGAGCAAGCCGAACAAGAAGGTTATCTTTGCGGGCTGTGTCGGCGGCTGTTTTCTCTTGGGGGCCCTGCTGATTTACTTGCTGCAGATGACCAAGCGTGGCGTTCGTAGTTCTCTCGAAATTGAACGTGAAACGGGTATCAGTGTTTATGCCAAGATTCCGAAGGCTGAAAATGCAATTCTTTCTAAGCGCAATAAGGGTAAGTATACGAAACCCCTTGTAGAAGACGATCCCGAGTCTCCTTCGAGCGAGGCCTTGCGTTCCCTTTATACCGCTATTGAATTTGCGACGACGGATCTGCGTGTCATGATGGTGACAGGTATGATTCCGGGTGTGGGTAAATCATTTGTTTCTAAGAATATCGCAGCCTTGTTTGCCGGTTCTGGCAAGAAAACTCTGTTGATCGATGCAGACATGCGTCGCGGTGTAATTTATAGCCATCGTAAGCAGGGCCTTGGCGATGTTCTTTCGGGACATTGTTCTTTGGATTCTGCCATTGCTGATTCCATTACGAAAAATTTGTTTGTGCTGGGTGCCGGTAAGACCGATGTTTCTCCGAGTGAACTTTTGCGTGGAGATACCTTCAAGAATCTTCTTGAAGAAGCTAAGTCCAAATATGATATCGTGATTGTCGATACTCCGCCTCTGGAATTGGTGACGGACTCCGAATTGATTTACCCGATTGTCGACTTTGCCCTGTTCGTGCTGCATTACGGTAAACATTCTATGGACCAGATCAAGGAATCCATGATGAAACTCGACCGTTGCTGCGAAGGCAAGTCGCGTGCGTTCGTGATGAACCATTGCGAACACGAGGGCCATGGGTATGGCTACGGTGGTTACGGCTACTACGGCAAGTACGGGTATTACAACAAGGACAAGAAGAAAAAATCGTAG
- a CDS encoding TIGR02147 family protein has protein sequence MKSVLEYKDYHLYMQDYYDERKRLGAFSWREFCKSAGFTSPNFLKLVCMGQSRLSRPKIANVAHAMGLVGFEEDYFRELVTFCNAENDSVKKAALLEMEKIALEHKVRVVDSDAFQYYESWKYPVIRELAPMMSGAKPRDIADVCKEHVSAEEVRDVLDFLVKAGFLKREAEKVYSQTEQTVIGSKEALPIAIRAMHKEMAGMAARAVDRYSASERHFTGVTFSVNEEAYKRITQELDDCCRKVLSIANEYKDQDQVFRINFQLFPVTDKIKEPHHA, from the coding sequence ATGAAGTCGGTTCTTGAATATAAAGATTATCACCTCTATATGCAGGATTACTACGATGAGCGCAAGCGTCTCGGTGCGTTCTCGTGGCGAGAATTCTGCAAAAGTGCCGGATTTACTTCACCTAATTTTTTAAAGCTTGTATGCATGGGCCAAAGCAGGCTCAGCCGTCCCAAAATTGCGAATGTGGCTCATGCCATGGGACTTGTCGGTTTTGAAGAAGATTATTTTCGTGAGCTCGTGACATTCTGCAATGCTGAAAACGATTCCGTTAAAAAGGCAGCCTTGCTCGAAATGGAAAAAATCGCGTTGGAGCACAAGGTGCGTGTTGTCGATAGCGATGCTTTCCAGTATTATGAATCCTGGAAATATCCTGTAATCAGGGAGCTTGCTCCGATGATGTCAGGGGCAAAACCGCGTGACATCGCCGATGTTTGTAAGGAACATGTATCTGCCGAAGAGGTTCGTGATGTTTTGGATTTCTTGGTTAAAGCGGGGTTCTTGAAAAGAGAGGCTGAAAAGGTCTATTCGCAGACGGAACAGACCGTGATTGGTTCGAAAGAGGCTTTGCCTATCGCAATCCGCGCCATGCATAAAGAAATGGCTGGCATGGCGGCGCGCGCTGTCGATCGTTATTCTGCAAGCGAACGTCATTTTACGGGTGTTACTTTCAGCGTGAACGAAGAGGCTTACAAGAGAATAACCCAAGAACTTGATGACTGCTGCAGGAAGGTTCTTTCCATCGCAAACGAGTACAAAGATCAAGATCAAGTTTTCAGAATCAATTTCCAGCTTTTCCCGGTGACTGATAAAATCAAGGAGCCGCACCATGCTTAA
- the gatB gene encoding Asp-tRNA(Asn)/Glu-tRNA(Gln) amidotransferase subunit GatB: MSNYCPVIGLEIHCQLATKTKMFCGCEIEVNTTPNKHVCPVCLGMPGAMPVPNKKAVEYAIRLGLALNCEIDLNAMWTRKNYFYPDLPKGYQITQTGGLPVYDHPICKNGWLEIVKEDGTKKRVGITRIHMEEDAGKLIHDMSPTDSHFDANRCGTPLCEIVTEPDIRSPEEAVLVLKKIKQTLEYTRVSNANMENGNMRCDGNISLRKSEDAPFGIRAEIKNLNSFTNLEKALYCEMNLQASTLDAGKEVEQCTKRYDPNADKTIVIRSKEDAHDYKYFPEPDMVRLVTDPAFVEEIRRTLPELPDARRKRFMDDFGVSEYDAMVLTEDRDVSEWYDTAAKNCKNGKVLANWVITELLAKVKELEGGLSALKIKPEDLCKLVNLIADNTINGKIAKTVFAEMFETGKDPEAIVKEKGLVQVTDTGAIEEVVRAVCAENAAQFAEFKAGKVALKGFLVGMTMRKSGGKANPGLVNQILDKLAKEG; the protein is encoded by the coding sequence ATGTCCAATTATTGTCCTGTTATCGGTCTTGAAATCCATTGCCAGCTCGCAACTAAGACGAAGATGTTCTGCGGCTGCGAAATCGAAGTGAATACGACCCCGAACAAGCACGTTTGCCCTGTTTGCCTCGGTATGCCGGGTGCCATGCCCGTGCCGAACAAGAAGGCGGTGGAATACGCGATTCGCCTTGGGCTTGCGCTCAACTGCGAAATCGACCTGAACGCGATGTGGACCCGCAAGAACTACTTCTACCCGGACCTGCCGAAGGGCTACCAGATTACCCAGACGGGCGGACTTCCGGTGTACGACCACCCGATTTGCAAGAACGGCTGGCTCGAGATTGTCAAGGAAGACGGCACCAAGAAGCGCGTGGGCATTACCCGTATCCACATGGAAGAAGATGCCGGTAAGCTCATCCACGACATGAGCCCGACCGATTCCCACTTCGACGCGAACCGCTGCGGCACTCCGCTCTGCGAAATCGTGACCGAACCGGATATCCGTAGCCCCGAAGAAGCCGTGCTCGTGCTCAAGAAGATCAAGCAGACGCTGGAATACACGCGCGTTTCCAATGCCAATATGGAAAACGGCAACATGCGCTGCGACGGCAACATTTCTCTCCGCAAGAGCGAAGACGCTCCGTTCGGTATCCGCGCCGAAATCAAGAACCTGAACAGCTTTACGAACCTCGAAAAGGCCCTGTACTGCGAAATGAACTTGCAGGCCTCGACCCTCGATGCCGGTAAGGAAGTGGAACAGTGCACCAAGCGCTACGACCCCAACGCCGATAAGACTATTGTGATTCGCTCTAAGGAAGACGCCCACGACTACAAGTACTTCCCGGAACCGGACATGGTCCGCCTCGTGACCGACCCCGCCTTCGTGGAAGAAATCCGCCGCACGCTTCCGGAACTGCCGGATGCCCGCCGCAAGCGCTTCATGGACGACTTCGGTGTTTCCGAATACGACGCCATGGTGCTGACCGAAGACCGCGACGTGAGCGAATGGTATGACACCGCCGCGAAGAACTGCAAGAACGGCAAGGTGCTCGCCAACTGGGTGATTACCGAACTCCTCGCCAAGGTGAAGGAACTTGAAGGCGGCCTCTCTGCCCTCAAGATCAAGCCCGAAGACCTGTGCAAGCTCGTGAACCTCATTGCCGACAACACCATCAACGGTAAGATTGCAAAGACGGTCTTCGCCGAGATGTTCGAGACCGGCAAGGATCCCGAAGCCATCGTGAAGGAAAAGGGCCTTGTGCAGGTGACCGACACCGGCGCCATCGAAGAAGTGGTCCGTGCCGTGTGTGCCGAAAACGCTGCCCAGTTCGCCGAATTCAAGGCAGGCAAGGTGGCACTCAAGGGCTTCCTCGTGGGCATGACCATGCGCAAGTCCGGCGGCAAGGCCAACCCGGGCCTCGTGAACCAGATCCTAGACAAGCTCGCGAAGGAAGGTTAA
- a CDS encoding nucleoside monophosphate kinase, whose protein sequence is MAKIPAVLIFGAPGSGKGTVGAKLAATTSLKHISTGDIFRGIAPSSESGKLLASYSSKGLLVPDEATVEIFGRFIEGLINTNKVNPDKDTLLLDGIPRTVAQVKLIESVVDVKHIFVLDIKDEKTIVARLLNRAKIEGRKDDADEAVIKNRLKVYKESTAKVLGKYSKSIISRINGDNTPDEVFCDTLAAYVKFCKSACKASAKKAPAKKAKKK, encoded by the coding sequence ATGGCTAAAATTCCTGCAGTTCTTATCTTTGGCGCACCGGGTTCCGGCAAGGGTACCGTCGGCGCAAAGCTCGCTGCTACTACCTCTCTCAAGCACATTTCTACGGGCGACATCTTCCGTGGCATTGCTCCTTCCAGCGAATCCGGCAAGCTCCTCGCTTCTTACTCCAGCAAGGGTCTCCTGGTTCCGGATGAAGCTACTGTCGAAATTTTCGGCCGCTTCATCGAGGGCCTCATCAATACGAACAAGGTAAACCCGGATAAGGATACCCTCCTCCTCGACGGTATTCCCCGCACGGTCGCCCAGGTCAAGCTCATCGAATCCGTGGTCGACGTGAAGCACATCTTCGTGCTCGACATCAAGGACGAGAAGACCATCGTGGCCCGCCTCCTGAACCGCGCCAAGATTGAAGGCCGTAAGGACGACGCCGACGAAGCCGTGATCAAGAACCGCCTCAAGGTGTACAAGGAATCCACCGCCAAGGTGCTCGGCAAGTACAGCAAGTCCATCATCAGCCGCATCAACGGCGACAACACTCCGGACGAAGTGTTCTGCGACACCCTCGCCGCCTATGTGAAGTTCTGCAAGAGCGCTTGCAAGGCTTCTGCCAAGAAGGCTCCGGCTAAGAAGGCTAAAAAGAAGTAA
- the purB gene encoding adenylosuccinate lyase → MRDQFESPLIKRYASKEMSFIFSPQYKFQTWRRLWIYLAESEMELGLPITQEQVDELKAHEKDINFEVAEEEEKRRRHDVMSHVYAYGVQCPKAKGIIHLGATSAFVGDNTDLIQMQQAMILVRKRLCRVMDKLSKFAMEYKDMAQLGATHFQAAQLTTVGKRACLWLQDLLIDLEELNFLIEVLPFRGVKGTTGTQASFMDLFNGDEEKIMELDRRVTAKAGFKRVLTITGQTYTRKWDNRVNQVLSSIAQSLHKFATDMRLMQGVKEVEEPFEKTQIGSSAMAYKRNPMRSERICSLARFVMAQVNSTAFTQATQWFERTLDDSANKRLAIPEAFLAMDAMLIIAENVTNGLVVYPKVIEKRIMAELPFMATENIIMEGVKNGGDRQELHEEIRVMSMEAGKVVKEQGKDNDLLERVLKNEKFQKLGITEAKLKEILDLRKFVGRAPGQVVKFVTEEVRPAIEAVKDWANIDAGELKV, encoded by the coding sequence ATGCGTGATCAATTCGAAAGCCCGCTTATCAAGCGTTATGCTAGCAAGGAAATGAGTTTCATCTTCAGCCCGCAGTACAAGTTCCAGACTTGGCGGAGGCTCTGGATTTACCTCGCCGAATCCGAAATGGAACTCGGCCTCCCCATTACGCAGGAGCAGGTGGACGAACTGAAGGCCCACGAGAAGGACATCAACTTCGAAGTCGCCGAAGAAGAAGAAAAGCGCCGCCGTCACGACGTGATGAGCCACGTTTACGCTTACGGCGTCCAGTGCCCCAAGGCGAAGGGTATCATCCACCTCGGTGCAACGTCTGCATTCGTGGGCGACAACACCGACCTTATCCAGATGCAGCAGGCCATGATTCTCGTGCGCAAGCGTCTTTGCCGCGTGATGGACAAGCTTTCCAAGTTTGCGATGGAATACAAGGACATGGCCCAGCTCGGCGCCACCCACTTCCAGGCTGCCCAGCTCACGACTGTCGGTAAGCGCGCTTGCCTCTGGCTCCAGGACTTGCTCATTGACCTCGAAGAACTGAACTTCCTCATCGAAGTTCTCCCGTTCCGCGGCGTGAAGGGCACCACCGGTACGCAGGCCAGCTTCATGGACCTGTTCAACGGCGATGAAGAAAAGATTATGGAACTGGACCGCCGCGTGACCGCCAAGGCGGGCTTCAAGCGCGTGCTCACCATCACCGGCCAGACTTACACCCGTAAGTGGGACAACCGCGTGAACCAGGTGCTCAGCTCCATCGCTCAGAGCTTGCACAAGTTCGCCACCGACATGCGCCTCATGCAGGGCGTCAAAGAAGTGGAAGAACCCTTCGAAAAGACACAGATCGGCTCCAGCGCCATGGCTTACAAGCGTAACCCGATGCGTAGCGAACGCATTTGCTCCCTGGCCCGTTTCGTGATGGCCCAGGTGAACAGCACCGCCTTCACGCAGGCGACGCAGTGGTTCGAACGTACCCTCGACGATAGCGCCAACAAGCGCCTCGCCATTCCGGAAGCGTTCCTCGCCATGGATGCCATGCTCATCATTGCTGAAAACGTCACCAACGGCCTCGTGGTTTATCCGAAGGTTATTGAAAAGCGTATCATGGCCGAACTCCCGTTCATGGCCACCGAAAACATCATCATGGAAGGCGTCAAGAACGGCGGTGACCGTCAGGAACTCCACGAAGAAATCCGCGTGATGTCCATGGAAGCGGGCAAGGTCGTCAAGGAACAGGGCAAGGACAACGACTTGCTCGAACGCGTCTTGAAGAACGAAAAGTTCCAGAAGCTCGGCATCACCGAAGCGAAACTCAAGGAAATCCTCGACCTCCGCAAGTTCGTGGGTCGCGCTCCGGGCCAGGTCGTGAAGTTCGTGACCGAAGAAGTCCGCCCGGCCATTGAAGCTGTGAAGGACTGGGCGAACATTGACGCCGGTGAACTGAAGGTGTAA
- a CDS encoding BamA/TamA family outer membrane protein translates to MLLLLWGTGVSRAESSENQEKNDAPEKQDDSASQEVAVEDDDSFKWSCLWMWPFNNVIQPALNGLIYPIAKPVDYAFENDIIQKSVDLITFGEKRNILIYPGFNLKPGSQTMLGLTYRHRGILLDQDYLVMQGGYYANGDIDLTVRYTKHALFGSKIFGGFRYDMVYDRDHVFRIPETQKAYLEPDSTYSFTWRLGTPLPRLTNWNTEAWVTLKCYRYSHPDVEDSLLISDDFPIDDRGIYQNRNQLPIGFSIVYDNIDNAYAPSRGTRAMFRTSYYFVGDYSGVNVRDLGLDPEEFGKERIESSDMNHDYISTEFVFQHYFYLGKSKEYMLSVKEARVNRRFYTDFSWDEALRIWRPEQVRETLFERRVIALQYRLMDLWEMEKGGAPHDVFVRLNANTPLRGYSDSWTTHHMMSLSAEYRWPVDRFVDGVLFDEYAMIAPEVDEWSFSHFYNSWGFGIRVRMPNMYLFRVQFGFHGLHGVNLILTIAPEFK, encoded by the coding sequence ATGCTCCTGCTCCTTTGGGGGACAGGCGTGTCTCGTGCTGAAAGTTCCGAAAATCAAGAGAAAAACGATGCTCCTGAAAAACAGGATGATTCGGCCTCTCAAGAGGTTGCGGTTGAAGATGACGACTCCTTCAAGTGGTCTTGCCTTTGGATGTGGCCGTTCAACAACGTAATCCAACCTGCTTTGAACGGACTGATTTATCCGATAGCCAAACCTGTGGACTACGCTTTTGAAAATGACATTATCCAAAAGTCGGTAGATTTAATTACCTTCGGAGAAAAGCGCAATATCCTGATTTATCCCGGATTCAACTTGAAACCGGGTTCCCAGACGATGCTCGGACTGACTTACCGTCATCGCGGAATTTTGCTGGACCAGGACTACCTCGTGATGCAGGGGGGCTATTATGCCAACGGGGATATAGATCTTACTGTCCGCTACACGAAACATGCTCTTTTCGGGTCAAAGATCTTCGGTGGCTTCCGCTACGATATGGTGTATGACCGCGATCATGTCTTCAGGATTCCCGAAACCCAGAAAGCTTATCTTGAACCGGATTCGACTTACTCGTTTACATGGCGCCTGGGAACCCCGCTTCCCCGTTTGACCAACTGGAATACGGAAGCCTGGGTTACGCTGAAATGTTACCGTTACAGCCATCCCGATGTAGAGGACTCGCTACTGATTAGTGACGATTTCCCCATCGATGACCGCGGTATTTATCAGAACCGAAACCAGCTCCCGATAGGTTTTTCCATTGTCTACGACAATATTGATAACGCCTACGCTCCGTCTCGTGGAACCCGTGCGATGTTCAGAACCTCGTATTATTTTGTGGGGGATTACAGCGGAGTCAATGTTCGTGACTTGGGGCTTGATCCCGAAGAGTTCGGAAAAGAACGGATTGAAAGCAGCGATATGAATCACGACTATATTTCAACGGAATTCGTGTTCCAACACTATTTCTACTTGGGAAAAAGTAAGGAGTATATGTTGTCTGTAAAAGAGGCGCGTGTCAATCGCAGGTTCTATACCGATTTTTCGTGGGACGAAGCGTTGCGAATCTGGAGACCGGAACAGGTGCGGGAAACTCTGTTCGAGCGAAGGGTGATTGCCTTGCAGTATAGGCTTATGGACCTTTGGGAAATGGAAAAGGGAGGCGCTCCGCACGATGTCTTTGTCAGGTTGAACGCGAATACGCCCCTGCGAGGTTACTCCGATTCCTGGACGACGCACCACATGATGTCCTTGAGCGCGGAATACCGCTGGCCGGTGGACCGTTTTGTCGATGGCGTGCTTTTTGATGAATACGCGATGATTGCCCCGGAAGTCGATGAGTGGAGTTTTTCTCATTTTTATAATTCCTGGGGGTTCGGTATTCGCGTCCGTATGCCCAATATGTACCTGTTCCGTGTCCAATTCGGTTTCCACGGTCTGCATGGCGTGAACCTGATTTTGACTATCGCTCCCGAGTTCAAGTAA
- a CDS encoding IMP cyclohydrolase, whose translation MKYTDEAKQNFKALSNNPYPGRGIVLGESADGKSYVQVYWIMGRSVNSRNRVFEIERSTGFMKTKAFDESKLTDPHLIIYYPARHTADVQIITNGDQTDTIYDAIKLGGTFESALRTRQYEDDAPNFTPRISGIHYKNASPAVYKLSILKSRNNSEEAGCERMTFEYEKALPGLGHFISTYETDGSPIPSFNGFPKLMPIFDNAEDTLKKYWAALDKDNKVSLMVKWIDKKTFKAKTLIVNKNK comes from the coding sequence ATGAAGTACACAGACGAAGCAAAACAGAATTTCAAGGCCCTCTCCAATAACCCTTATCCCGGTCGTGGCATCGTGCTCGGCGAAAGTGCCGACGGCAAGTCCTACGTGCAGGTGTACTGGATCATGGGCCGTAGCGTGAACAGCCGCAACCGCGTGTTCGAAATCGAACGGTCGACCGGCTTCATGAAGACCAAGGCCTTCGACGAATCGAAGCTCACGGACCCGCACCTGATTATCTACTACCCGGCACGTCACACTGCCGACGTCCAGATTATCACGAACGGCGACCAGACCGACACGATTTACGATGCCATCAAGCTCGGCGGCACCTTCGAGAGCGCCCTCCGCACGCGCCAGTACGAAGACGACGCCCCGAACTTCACTCCGCGTATTTCCGGCATCCACTACAAGAACGCAAGCCCCGCCGTGTACAAGCTCTCTATCCTCAAGAGCCGAAACAACAGCGAAGAAGCTGGTTGCGAACGCATGACGTTTGAATACGAGAAGGCTTTGCCCGGTCTCGGCCACTTCATCAGCACCTACGAAACTGATGGCAGCCCGATTCCGTCTTTCAACGGTTTCCCGAAACTGATGCCGATTTTTGACAACGCCGAAGACACGCTCAAAAAGTACTGGGCCGCCCTCGACAAGGACAACAAGGTGTCGCTCATGGTCAAGTGGATTGACAAGAAGACCTTCAAGGCCAAGACCCTGATCGTGAACAAGAACAAGTAA
- the cimA gene encoding citramalate synthase: MKISLYDTTLRDGNQDRKISLSLADKLQIARILDHFGFDYIEGGWPNPSNPTDEEFFQKIKEVKLKHAKIAAFGSTRRPKVLPENDPLLQALVKSGAPVKTIFGKSWDLHVTDVIRTTLEENLDMIESSVAYLKEHSEEVIYDAEHFFDGYKANPEYAIETLKAAELGHADCIVLCDTNGGTMPWELEEIVKEVKKKISTPIGIHVHNDAGLAVCNSIYAVKNGATMVQGVVNGYGERCGNANLTTIAADLHFKMGAKFFAAKKMARLRQLSSNVDQIVNLPSDVHAPYVGDAAFAHKGGAHIDGVMKVSRSFEHIDPHAVGNDRVFVTSDQAGGSLVVEKLKAIKPGIDKKDPVVGKLLTLIKERENAGWHFDSAEASFKMLVYRQLGMVEEPFKVLNYRVIEDKTPQGVSVSQATVKLQVGDKISHQVSEGDGPVNALDAALRKALLPFFPNMAKVKLDDYKVRVLGSNVASDATVRVWTTFGDEKGYWNVVGVSSNIIEASWMAFVDGLTYKILVDNKVIEGAYKHLDVKPVEPAKAKEATAPEKAKKLTARKVRNLAGVSRKK, translated from the coding sequence ATGAAAATCTCCCTATACGATACGACTCTCCGTGACGGTAATCAAGACCGTAAGATAAGCCTTTCTCTTGCCGACAAGTTGCAGATTGCGCGAATTCTTGACCATTTCGGTTTTGACTATATCGAAGGGGGGTGGCCCAATCCGAGTAATCCGACCGACGAGGAATTCTTCCAGAAGATCAAGGAAGTCAAGCTGAAGCACGCAAAGATTGCCGCCTTCGGTTCGACTCGTCGTCCGAAGGTTTTGCCCGAGAACGATCCGCTGCTGCAGGCGCTCGTGAAGTCCGGTGCACCCGTCAAGACGATTTTCGGAAAGAGCTGGGACCTGCATGTGACCGATGTCATCCGCACGACTCTCGAAGAGAACCTCGACATGATTGAGTCTTCGGTGGCGTACCTCAAGGAACATTCCGAAGAGGTAATTTACGATGCGGAACATTTCTTTGATGGTTACAAGGCGAATCCCGAGTACGCCATCGAGACTCTGAAGGCCGCGGAACTCGGCCACGCCGACTGCATCGTGCTGTGCGATACCAATGGCGGAACGATGCCGTGGGAACTCGAAGAAATCGTGAAGGAAGTGAAGAAGAAAATTTCGACACCGATCGGAATCCATGTGCATAACGATGCGGGACTTGCCGTGTGTAATAGCATCTATGCCGTCAAGAACGGTGCGACCATGGTGCAAGGCGTGGTAAACGGTTACGGTGAACGTTGCGGTAACGCGAACCTCACGACCATTGCTGCAGACCTCCATTTCAAGATGGGCGCGAAGTTCTTTGCCGCAAAGAAGATGGCTAGGCTTCGTCAGTTGAGCAGCAATGTGGACCAGATTGTGAACCTGCCGAGCGATGTGCATGCCCCGTATGTGGGCGATGCAGCCTTTGCGCATAAGGGCGGAGCACACATCGATGGCGTGATGAAGGTTTCTCGCAGTTTTGAACATATCGACCCGCATGCCGTCGGTAACGACCGCGTGTTTGTCACCAGCGACCAGGCCGGCGGTTCTCTCGTGGTAGAAAAACTGAAGGCCATCAAGCCGGGTATCGACAAGAAAGACCCCGTGGTGGGCAAGCTCCTTACACTTATCAAGGAACGCGAAAATGCCGGTTGGCATTTCGATAGCGCCGAGGCAAGCTTCAAGATGCTTGTGTACCGCCAGCTGGGAATGGTGGAAGAACCGTTCAAGGTGCTGAACTACCGCGTTATCGAAGACAAGACTCCGCAGGGGGTTTCTGTGTCGCAGGCGACGGTCAAGCTTCAGGTTGGCGACAAAATCAGTCACCAGGTGAGCGAAGGTGATGGCCCGGTGAATGCTTTGGATGCGGCGCTCCGCAAGGCATTGCTCCCGTTCTTCCCGAATATGGCGAAGGTCAAGCTTGACGACTATAAGGTGCGCGTGCTTGGAAGCAACGTGGCATCCGACGCTACGGTGCGCGTATGGACCACCTTCGGCGACGAGAAGGGCTACTGGAACGTAGTCGGCGTTTCGAGCAACATTATCGAAGCGTCCTGGATGGCGTTTGTCGATGGCCTTACCTACAAGATTCTGGTGGATAACAAGGTCATCGAAGGTGCCTACAAGCATTTGGACGTGAAGCCTGTTGAACCGGCCAAGGCGAAAGAAGCTACTGCACCTGAGAAAGCGAAAAAGTTGACTGCTCGCAAGGTCCGTAACCTCGCTGGTGTTTCAAGGAAAAAATAA